One Tolypothrix bouteillei VB521301 DNA window includes the following coding sequences:
- a CDS encoding zinc ribbon domain-containing protein codes for MLVLPTKQIKPSQRCPNCGKIHKHWAELSNRHHVCSDCGFEIPRDRGSVMVMYNVATNRQPGLGTSLVDCGCLSSTDSTKKRKHTGSMKQLGQLKRQKLNHEPDGELETPSVYTAG; via the coding sequence ATGCTTGTACTTCCTACCAAACAAATCAAACCATCACAACGTTGTCCTAATTGTGGGAAAATCCATAAACACTGGGCAGAATTGTCAAATCGTCACCATGTATGCTCAGATTGTGGATTTGAAATACCACGTGATAGAGGTTCTGTGATGGTCATGTACAACGTTGCGACGAATCGGCAACCGGGGTTAGGGACTAGCCTCGTAGACTGTGGATGTCTAAGCTCTACTGATTCGACCAAAAAGCGTAAGCATACTGGCTCGATGAAGCAACTTGGACAGTTGAAGCGTCAAAAACTCAACCATGAGCCAGACGGGGAATTAGAAACCCCGTCCGTCTATACGGCGGGGTAG